A section of the Sphaerodactylus townsendi isolate TG3544 linkage group LG11, MPM_Stown_v2.3, whole genome shotgun sequence genome encodes:
- the LOC125441090 gene encoding V-set and transmembrane domain-containing protein 2A-like produces MMGIFWAPVGFLFLPVLYIQPGLSSQAKFTEFPRNVTATEGQNVEMSCAFQSGSASVYLEIQWWFLRAAEDQEPGAELTGTQVELLPERDLDNDGTKISVSI; encoded by the exons ATGATGGGGATCTTTTGGGCTCCTGTCGGATTCCTTTTCTTACCGGTGTTGTATATTCAGCCAGGACTTTCTTCTCAAG CCAAATTTACCGAATTCCCTCGAAATGTCACAGCGACTGAGGGGCAGAATGTGGAGATGTCTTGTGCATTCCAGAGTGGCTCTGCCTCTGTGTATCTGGAAATCCAGTGGTGGTTTCTACGGGCAGCTGAGGACCAAGAACCTGGAGCTGAGCTGACAGGCACTCAG GTGGAGCTCTTACCAGAGAGAGATTTGGACAATGATGGAACAAAAATAAGCGTAAGTATATGA